TGTTGTGAACCCTGAGGAGGTCTTGCAAGGCAAAAAGCCTTATGTTTTTCAAAGAGGCCCTTTCTCATACCGCGAACACCGGCATAAAAGGAATGTAACGTGGAACACTAGTTATGCTTCCGTCACGTACAACCAGCAGAAGTATTTTGTTTTCGACCCTTCGACTTCGTGCTCTTCCTGCGATCCCCACGTTTTTGAGGTGACTACAATTAATATTCCTTTAGTTACCTTGGCCGAGGCAGTGAgaaattttccttcttttgtgaaagagTTTATCGGCGTCGTTATTTTTGAACATTACAAGGAGAAAATCTTCATGAAAAGGAGAGTCCATGATTTACTGTGGGGTTACAAGGACCCACTCTTTGCAGAATATGCTAAACTTAAAAGTGAAGCGCCCAAGTCTTGGAGAAAATATCTGCCAGACATCCCACCTATTGTTGCCCTTCAGAAAAATGATACCTATGGTGGAGTCACGTCTGTTCGTACTGGCGCAAAGGACATTAAACAGCTCGTTGAGTGGATAGAATGGAAAGGACAGTCAATATTGACAGTTTGGAATTCTACTTATGCCAATATGATTAATGGTACTGATGGGTCGGAGTTTTCTCCTGACACAAGCCCAGATGACACTTTGTATGTATTTGTCACTATGCTATGCCGTTCGCTGTACCTAACTCATTCTGCAAATTCCAGATTATGGGGAATTGATGCTCTTCAGTTTACCATCCCCAAGGAGGAATTTCTAAATGGGACTACAAATCCTGATAATAAAGGGTTTTGCGTTGAAAGGTGTTATCCTAGTGGAATACTGGACATTGGTGTGTGCCAGCCACCTTCACCCGTGAAAATACCTCTTTTCGTCTCAGCCCCTCATTTCTACTTGGGAGATCCGTCACTTCATGAAGAAATTGGTGGCCTCTCTCCAAACGAAGAGGAACATGGCACGTATTTGAATCTGGAACCACACACTGGCATATCAATCAAGAGCACCAAACGACTGCAAATCAATGTCAAAGTTGAGGCAGTCAGGGGTATTGTTGAGACTGGTGGAATCCGCTCCCTGTTTTTTCCTGTAATGTATGTTAATGAATCTGTAGCCCTTGACAGCGCATCTGTAGATAAGCTTAAAAGTGAAGTTTTGTCCAAGTTTGTCATTGTCCATGCGCTTGAGCTTGGAATGGTCATTCTTGGAGGACTTCTTGTTTTGATTGCCATCATTGTTATCACAAGGCttattattttcaaaaggaagcagaaaaaaTTGAAGTTGGTATCAGTATTAAATAGTAGCTCAGAAGATACTCCCCTTTTATGGTCATAAAATGAGTGTCTCAGAACTAGGACCCATTTTCAGCCATTTGCAAGAATAGATTGCCAGCCCTGCTTGGTGGTTCTTTatgttgaaaataatgattAGTTTTATTGGATCAAATTATTCTAATAAAAAACCCAAGgggcagaacaaaacaaatcattAGTCATCATGCAAAATACCCGCTGGTTATTGTTTTAGATGGCATCAAATTACATATACGAAGCCTTTGATTGGGATAAAGCTCGCTGAGAATTTGTAGTGCATGTTAGATTGCCTGTTTTGTAACCAATCATTGAAAGCTTATCCATAACATTAAGAAAGAGAACTTGCAACAGGTGAACAGACACAGTGTTAATGACTATTAATAAGTGTGCATATCAGAGTGATATTATATTATTGCTTTCATTGTGAACAGACtaacattaatttcaaaatttagaAACAGTCAAGCATCACCTCGAGACTTTGGGGTTACAAATCATAGAAATGCCAGAGTGTCAAGATTGGATTTATTGATTTAGGTTTAGCGGGTAGTTTTTCAATGGCAATAATCATTTGTAGTGGCTCTCTGATGCAGCAAATTTTGATTGCATCCTTTCACCCTTGCCTTTGCAAGTAGTAAATtaggttataataataatgattattattaccTAAATATAAAAGTTACTGAGTACTGTGCCTGATAACTGTTAAACTGAGGAATTGCAAGCTCTCTTGTTATTTTCAGGAACATGATTCTTGAAAGATTTTAAACAAATTTACTGGTTA
The Acropora muricata isolate sample 2 chromosome 3, ASM3666990v1, whole genome shotgun sequence genome window above contains:
- the LOC136910657 gene encoding lysosome membrane protein 2-like, with the translated sequence MDVREKRGRKGCCVAGWKTIAFLCTLGILLIATAVTLYETKVLDRYIQRKINEKLVLGPDSEGYAQWLNPTVPIHMQYFIFDVVNPEEVLQGKKPYVFQRGPFSYREHRHKRNVTWNTSYASVTYNQQKYFVFDPSTSCSSCDPHVFEVTTINIPLVTLAEAVRNFPSFVKEFIGVVIFEHYKEKIFMKRRVHDLLWGYKDPLFAEYAKLKSEAPKSWRKYLPDIPPIVALQKNDTYGGVTSVRTGAKDIKQLVEWIEWKGQSILTVWNSTYANMINGTDGSEFSPDTSPDDTLYVFVTMLCRSLYLTHSANSRLWGIDALQFTIPKEEFLNGTTNPDNKGFCVERCYPSGILDIGVCQPPSPVKIPLFVSAPHFYLGDPSLHEEIGGLSPNEEEHGTYLNLEPHTGISIKSTKRLQINVKVEAVRGIVETGGIRSLFFPVMYVNESVALDSASVDKLKSEVLSKFVIVHALELGMVILGGLLVLIAIIVITRLIIFKRKQKKLKLVSVLNSSSEDTPLLWS